The window CAAGATCTACCACGCGGGGGAGCGCGGCGAGCCGATCCCCGAGGGCTGGGCGGCTGACGCGGACGGCGTGCCGACCACCGACCCGCGCCGCGCCATCGAGGGCCTGATCCTGCCGATGGCGGGCCACAAGGGCTACGCCATCTCCTTCATGTTCGACGTGCTCGCGGGCGTGCTGACCGGCAGCGCCTTCGGCTCCTCCGTGGTCGGTCCCTACCGGCCCACCGGCCGCAGCGGCGTCGGTCACCTGCTGATCTGCGTCGACATCCGGTCGATGGCGGACCCGGCCGACTTCGAGCGCCGGATGGAGGCCCTGATCGAGGAGACCAAGTCCACCCCCACCGCCCCGGGCACAGCCGAGATCTTCGTCCCGGGCGAGCCGGAGATCCGCACCGCCGAGCGCCTGCGCACCGAAGGCATCACCGTCGTCGACGACACCTGGACCTCCCTCGCGCGCATCGCCGAGGCCACCGCCGTACCCCTGCCCGCCGCCTCCGAGGAGCTTCCCGCATGATCGCGCTGACCGTATCCCTCCAGGTCGTCCCGGGCCGCCGTGACGACTTCCTCAAAGCCATCGAGGAGAACGCCGAGCGCTCCTTCACCGACGAGGCGGGCTGCCGTTACTTCGACGTCGTCTGCGACCTGGCGGACGACCACCACTTCGTCTTCCACGAGATCTACGACGACGAGACCGCCGTCGAGGCCCATCGCGCCGCTCCCCACTTCAAGGTCTGGCGCGAGGCGGCGGAGCAGTACGTCGTCCCCGGCAGCCAGGTCAACACCCTCTCCCGCCGCCTGTTCCACCACTCCTGACGGACCGATCGGAGCCCGCAGCCCATGTGCACCCAGCCCGCCCAGCCGAATCTGCTGATCCGCCCCGACGAGGTCGAACGCTTCGACCGCGGCGGCGGCGTC of the Streptomyces koelreuteriae genome contains:
- a CDS encoding putative quinol monooxygenase, with product MIALTVSLQVVPGRRDDFLKAIEENAERSFTDEAGCRYFDVVCDLADDHHFVFHEIYDDETAVEAHRAAPHFKVWREAAEQYVVPGSQVNTLSRRLFHHS